In Pogoniulus pusillus isolate bPogPus1 chromosome 20, bPogPus1.pri, whole genome shotgun sequence, the following are encoded in one genomic region:
- the SLC12A3 gene encoding solute carrier family 12 member 3 isoform X3 — translation MAELPVPELPAALSRCSGRFTISTLLGAEEGSRGPYAPSEGAGCDSTHLSSSTLCTRTFGYNTVDVVPAYEHYANSNGVGDTGKGRPSLADLHSILKPDPGRCHTPPSEPQRSNGLPEAGPEEAAEEPGGAPAAAPVRFGWVKGVMIRCMLNIWGVILYLRLPWITAQAGIALTWLIILMSVTVTTITGLSISAISTNGKVKSGGTYFLISRSLGPELGGSIGLIFAFANAVAVAMHTVGFAETVRDLLQEHNSLIVDPTNDIRIIGVVTVTVLLGISLAGMEWEAKAQILFFLVILVSFINYLVGTVIPATTEKQAKGFFSYRADIFAQNFVPNWRGPDGSFFGLFSIFFPSATGILAGANISGDLKDPAVAIPKGTLMAIFWTTVSYLVLSATIGACVVRDASGSLNDSVAVGSAGCEGLTCALGWNFTACAQRQTCRYGLSNYYQSMSMVSGFGPLITAGIFGATLSSALACLVSAPKVFQCLCRDQLYPLIGFFGKGYGRNSEPIRGYMLTYLIAVGFILIAELNAIAPIISNFFLCSYALINFSCFHASITNSPGWRPSFRYYSKWAALFGATVSVVIMFLLTWWAALIAFGIVVFLLGYVLYKKPDVNWGSSMQASSYNMALNYSVGLSEVDEHIKNYRPQCLVLTGPPSCRPALVDFVGTFTKNLSLMLCGNVLIGPRKQKVPESWLMADGHTKWLMKRKIKAFYTDVVAEDLRSGVQMLLQAAGLGKMRPNILVLGYKRNWRTVAPQSLEDYVGILHDAFDFKYGVCLMRMKEGLNVSRVMQAHFNPTFEAAEHPENGTGSRAAPGTADPTSLAGEQQASTIFQSDQGKKTIDIYWLFDDGGLTLLIPYLLGRKKRWGKCKIRVFVGGQIHRMDEERRAIRRFEELIAPFRLNDGFRDEAAVNELRQGCPWKISDEELDKNRAKSLRQVRLNEILLDYSRDAALIAITLPIGRKGHCPSSLYMAWLETLSQDLRPPVILTRGNQENVLTFYCQ, via the exons ATGGCCGAGCTGCCCGTCCCGGAGCTGCCCGCCGCCCTGTCCCGCTGCAGCGGCCGCTTCACCATCAGCACCCTGCTGGGCGCGGAGGAGGGCAGCCGGGGTCCCTACGCGCCCAGCGAGGGGGCAGGCTGCGACAGCACCCacctgtccagcagcaccctctgCACCAGGACCTTCGGCTACAACACGGTGGACGTGGTGCCCGCCTACGAGCACTATGCCAACAGTAACGGGGTGGGTGACACCGGCAAGGGCCGGCCCTCGCTGGCAGACCTCCACTCCATCCTCAAG CCCGACCCCGGCCGCTGCCACACGCCGCCGTCGGAGCCGCAGCGGAGCAACGGACTGCCGGAGGCCGGGCCCGAGGAGGCGGCGGAGGAGCCGGGCGGAGCCCCCGCAGCAGCGCCCGTCCGCTTCGGCTGGGTGAAGGGTGTGATG ATTCGCTGCATGCTGAACATCTGGGGAGTCATCCTGTACCTGCGCTTGCCCTGGATCACCGCCCAGGCCGGAATCG ccctgACGTGGCTCATCATCCTGATGTCCGTGACAGTGACCACCATCACTGGCTTGTCCATCTCTGCCATATCCACTAATGGCAAAGTCAAGTCAG GAGGCACCTACTTCCTCATCTCacggagcctggggccagagctgggtggctCCATCGGGCTGATCTTTGCCTTTGCCAACGCGGTGGCCGTGGCCATGCACACAGTTGGCTTCGCTGAAACCGTCCGGGACCTGCTGCAG GAGCACAACTCCCTCATCGTGGACCCCACCAACGACATCCGGATCATCGGAGTGGTCACTGtgacagtgctgctgggcatttCCCTGGCTGGCATGGAGTGGGAGGCCAAG GCACAGATACTGTTTTTCCTGGTCATCCTGGTTTCCTTCATCAACTACCTGGTGGGGACAGTGATCCCAGCCACCACTGAGAAGCAAGCGAAGGGCTTCTTCAGCTACCGAG CTGACATCTTTGCCCAGAACTTTGTGCCCAACTGGCGTGGACCTGATGGCTCCTTCTTTGGCTTGTTTTCCATCTTCTTCCCGTCGGCAACAGGCATCCTGGCAGGTGCCAACATTTCGGGTGACCTGAAG GATCCTGCTGTGGCCATCCCCAAGGGCACCCTGATGGCCATCTTCTGGACCACTGTGTCTTACCTGGTGCTTTCAGCTACCATCG GTGCCTGCGTGGTCCGGGACGCTTCGGGCAGCCTGAACGACAGCGTGGCCGTGGGCTCGGCCGGCTGCGAGGGGCTCACTTGCGCCCTCGGGTGGAACTTCACCGCCTGCGCACAGCGCCAGACCTGCCGCTATGGGCTCAGCAACTACTACCAG AGCATGAGCATGGTGTCTGGATTTGGCCCCCTCATCACGGCAGGGATCTTTGGTGCTACCCTCTCCTCAGCACTGGCCTGCCTCGTGTCAGCACCTAAAGTCTTCCAG TGTCTCTGCAGGGACCAGCTCTACCCTCTCATAGGCTTCTTCGGGAAGGGCTACGGCAGGAACAGCGAGCCCATCCGTGGCTACATGCTCACCTACCTCATCGCCGTCGGCTTCATCCTCATCG CCGAGCTCAACGCCATCGCCCCCATCATCTCCaacttcttcctctgctcctaCGCCCTCATCAACTTCAGCTGCTTCCACGCCTCCATCACCAACTCGCCAG GCTGGCGACCCTCCTTTCGGTATTACAGCAAGTGGGCCGCGCTCTTCGGGGCCACCGTCTCGGTGGTCATCATGTTCCTGCTGACCTGGTGGGCGGCCCTCATCGCCTTCGGCATCGTCGTCTTCCTCCTGGGATACGTCCTCTACAAAAAGCCAG ATGTCAACTGGGGCTCCTCCATGCAAGCCAGCTCGTACAACATGGCCCTCAACTACTCAGTGGGGCTGAGTGAAGTGGATGAGCACATCAAGAACTACAG ACCGCAGTGCCTGGTGCTCACAGGTCCTCCCAGCTGCCGCCCTGCCCTGGTGGACTTCGTGGGGACCTTCACCAAGAACCTCAGCCTGATGCTCTGTGGCAACGTCCTGATC GGGCCGCGGAAGCAGAAGGTGCCAGAGTCCTGGCTGATGGCTGATGGCCACACCAAGTGGCTCATGAAGAGGAAGATCAAAGCTTTCTACACTGACGTGGTGGCTGAGGACCTGAGAAGTGGTGTCCAAATGCTGCTCCAG GCTGCCGGGCTGGGGAAGATGAGACCCAACATCTTGGTGCTGGGCTACAAGAGGAACTGGCGGACAGTGGCCCCACAGAGCCTGGAGGACTACGTGGGCATCCTGCA CGACGCCTTTGATTTCAAGTACGGCGTGTGCCTGATGAGGATGAAGGAAGGGCTGAACGTCTCCCGCGTGATGCAGGCCCACT ttaACCCCACGTTCGAGGCAGCAGAGCACCCCGAGAACGGCAccggcagcagagcagccccggGCACAG CAGACCCCACCAGCCtggcaggtgagcagcaggccAGCACCATCTTCCAGAGTGACCAGGGCAAGAAGACCATCGACATTTACTGGCTCTTTGATGATGGAG GTCTCACGCTGCTCATCCCCTACCTCCTGGGGCGCAAGAAGCGGTGGGGGAAGTGCAAAATCCGGGTGTTTGTCGGCGGGCAGATCCACAGGATGGACGAGGAGAGGAGGGC CATCAGGAGGTTCGAGGAGCTGATCGCTCCCTTCAGGCTGAACGATGGCTTCAGGGACGAGGCTGCGGTGAACGAGCTGCGGCAGGGCTGCCCCTGGAAGATTTCGGACGAGGAGCTGGATAAAAACAGAGCCAAG TCGCTCCGGCAGGTGAGGCTGAACGAGATCCTGCTGGACTACTCGCGGGACGCGGCGCTCATAGCCAT CACGCTGCCCATCGGCAGGAAGGggcactgccccagctccctctacaTGGCCTGGCTGGAGACGCTCTCCCAGGACCTGAGACCCCCTGTCATCCTCACCAGAGGGAACCAGGAGAACGTGCTGACCTTTTACTGCCAATaa
- the SLC12A3 gene encoding solute carrier family 12 member 3 isoform X2 encodes MAELPVPELPAALSRCSGRFTISTLLGAEEGSRGPYAPSEGAGCDSTHLSSSTLCTRTFGYNTVDVVPAYEHYANSNGVGDTGKGRPSLADLHSILKPDPGRCHTPPSEPQRSNGLPEAGPEEAAEEPGGAPAAAPVRFGWVKGVMIRCMLNIWGVILYLRLPWITAQAGIALTWLIILMSVTVTTITGLSISAISTNGKVKSGGTYFLISRSLGPELGGSIGLIFAFANAVAVAMHTVGFAETVRDLLQEHNSLIVDPTNDIRIIGVVTVTVLLGISLAGMEWEAKAQILFFLVILVSFINYLVGTVIPATTEKQAKGFFSYRADIFAQNFVPNWRGPDGSFFGLFSIFFPSATGILAGANISGDLKDPAVAIPKGTLMAIFWTTVSYLVLSATIGACVVRDASGSLNDSVAVGSAGCEGLTCALGWNFTACAQRQTCRYGLSNYYQSMSMVSGFGPLITAGIFGATLSSALACLVSAPKVFQCLCRDQLYPLIGFFGKGYGRNSEPIRGYMLTYLIAVGFILIAELNAIAPIISNFFLCSYALINFSCFHASITNSPGWRPSFRYYSKWAALFGATVSVVIMFLLTWWAALIAFGIVVFLLGYVLYKKPDVNWGSSMQASSYNMALNYSVGLSEVDEHIKNYRPQCLVLTGPPSCRPALVDFVGTFTKNLSLMLCGNVLIGPRKQKVPESWLMADGHTKWLMKRKIKAFYTDVVAEDLRSGVQMLLQAAGLGKMRPNILVLGYKRNWRTVAPQSLEDYVGILHDAFDFKYGVCLMRMKEGLNVSRVMQAHFNPTFEAAEHPENGTGSRAAPGTDPTSLAGEQQASTIFQSDQGKKTIDIYWLFDDGGLTLLIPYLLGRKKRWGKCKIRVFVGGQIHRMDEERRAIVSLLSKFRLGFHEVHILPDINQKPRPEHIRRFEELIAPFRLNDGFRDEAAVNELRQGCPWKISDEELDKNRAKSLRQVRLNEILLDYSRDAALIAITLPIGRKGHCPSSLYMAWLETLSQDLRPPVILTRGNQENVLTFYCQ; translated from the exons ATGGCCGAGCTGCCCGTCCCGGAGCTGCCCGCCGCCCTGTCCCGCTGCAGCGGCCGCTTCACCATCAGCACCCTGCTGGGCGCGGAGGAGGGCAGCCGGGGTCCCTACGCGCCCAGCGAGGGGGCAGGCTGCGACAGCACCCacctgtccagcagcaccctctgCACCAGGACCTTCGGCTACAACACGGTGGACGTGGTGCCCGCCTACGAGCACTATGCCAACAGTAACGGGGTGGGTGACACCGGCAAGGGCCGGCCCTCGCTGGCAGACCTCCACTCCATCCTCAAG CCCGACCCCGGCCGCTGCCACACGCCGCCGTCGGAGCCGCAGCGGAGCAACGGACTGCCGGAGGCCGGGCCCGAGGAGGCGGCGGAGGAGCCGGGCGGAGCCCCCGCAGCAGCGCCCGTCCGCTTCGGCTGGGTGAAGGGTGTGATG ATTCGCTGCATGCTGAACATCTGGGGAGTCATCCTGTACCTGCGCTTGCCCTGGATCACCGCCCAGGCCGGAATCG ccctgACGTGGCTCATCATCCTGATGTCCGTGACAGTGACCACCATCACTGGCTTGTCCATCTCTGCCATATCCACTAATGGCAAAGTCAAGTCAG GAGGCACCTACTTCCTCATCTCacggagcctggggccagagctgggtggctCCATCGGGCTGATCTTTGCCTTTGCCAACGCGGTGGCCGTGGCCATGCACACAGTTGGCTTCGCTGAAACCGTCCGGGACCTGCTGCAG GAGCACAACTCCCTCATCGTGGACCCCACCAACGACATCCGGATCATCGGAGTGGTCACTGtgacagtgctgctgggcatttCCCTGGCTGGCATGGAGTGGGAGGCCAAG GCACAGATACTGTTTTTCCTGGTCATCCTGGTTTCCTTCATCAACTACCTGGTGGGGACAGTGATCCCAGCCACCACTGAGAAGCAAGCGAAGGGCTTCTTCAGCTACCGAG CTGACATCTTTGCCCAGAACTTTGTGCCCAACTGGCGTGGACCTGATGGCTCCTTCTTTGGCTTGTTTTCCATCTTCTTCCCGTCGGCAACAGGCATCCTGGCAGGTGCCAACATTTCGGGTGACCTGAAG GATCCTGCTGTGGCCATCCCCAAGGGCACCCTGATGGCCATCTTCTGGACCACTGTGTCTTACCTGGTGCTTTCAGCTACCATCG GTGCCTGCGTGGTCCGGGACGCTTCGGGCAGCCTGAACGACAGCGTGGCCGTGGGCTCGGCCGGCTGCGAGGGGCTCACTTGCGCCCTCGGGTGGAACTTCACCGCCTGCGCACAGCGCCAGACCTGCCGCTATGGGCTCAGCAACTACTACCAG AGCATGAGCATGGTGTCTGGATTTGGCCCCCTCATCACGGCAGGGATCTTTGGTGCTACCCTCTCCTCAGCACTGGCCTGCCTCGTGTCAGCACCTAAAGTCTTCCAG TGTCTCTGCAGGGACCAGCTCTACCCTCTCATAGGCTTCTTCGGGAAGGGCTACGGCAGGAACAGCGAGCCCATCCGTGGCTACATGCTCACCTACCTCATCGCCGTCGGCTTCATCCTCATCG CCGAGCTCAACGCCATCGCCCCCATCATCTCCaacttcttcctctgctcctaCGCCCTCATCAACTTCAGCTGCTTCCACGCCTCCATCACCAACTCGCCAG GCTGGCGACCCTCCTTTCGGTATTACAGCAAGTGGGCCGCGCTCTTCGGGGCCACCGTCTCGGTGGTCATCATGTTCCTGCTGACCTGGTGGGCGGCCCTCATCGCCTTCGGCATCGTCGTCTTCCTCCTGGGATACGTCCTCTACAAAAAGCCAG ATGTCAACTGGGGCTCCTCCATGCAAGCCAGCTCGTACAACATGGCCCTCAACTACTCAGTGGGGCTGAGTGAAGTGGATGAGCACATCAAGAACTACAG ACCGCAGTGCCTGGTGCTCACAGGTCCTCCCAGCTGCCGCCCTGCCCTGGTGGACTTCGTGGGGACCTTCACCAAGAACCTCAGCCTGATGCTCTGTGGCAACGTCCTGATC GGGCCGCGGAAGCAGAAGGTGCCAGAGTCCTGGCTGATGGCTGATGGCCACACCAAGTGGCTCATGAAGAGGAAGATCAAAGCTTTCTACACTGACGTGGTGGCTGAGGACCTGAGAAGTGGTGTCCAAATGCTGCTCCAG GCTGCCGGGCTGGGGAAGATGAGACCCAACATCTTGGTGCTGGGCTACAAGAGGAACTGGCGGACAGTGGCCCCACAGAGCCTGGAGGACTACGTGGGCATCCTGCA CGACGCCTTTGATTTCAAGTACGGCGTGTGCCTGATGAGGATGAAGGAAGGGCTGAACGTCTCCCGCGTGATGCAGGCCCACT ttaACCCCACGTTCGAGGCAGCAGAGCACCCCGAGAACGGCAccggcagcagagcagccccggGCACAG ACCCCACCAGCCtggcaggtgagcagcaggccAGCACCATCTTCCAGAGTGACCAGGGCAAGAAGACCATCGACATTTACTGGCTCTTTGATGATGGAG GTCTCACGCTGCTCATCCCCTACCTCCTGGGGCGCAAGAAGCGGTGGGGGAAGTGCAAAATCCGGGTGTTTGTCGGCGGGCAGATCCACAGGATGGACGAGGAGAGGAGGGC GATCGTCTCTCTGCTGAGCAAGTTCCGCCTCGGCTTCCACGAGGTCCACATCCTCCCTGACATCAACCAGAAACCCCGGCCAGAGCA CATCAGGAGGTTCGAGGAGCTGATCGCTCCCTTCAGGCTGAACGATGGCTTCAGGGACGAGGCTGCGGTGAACGAGCTGCGGCAGGGCTGCCCCTGGAAGATTTCGGACGAGGAGCTGGATAAAAACAGAGCCAAG TCGCTCCGGCAGGTGAGGCTGAACGAGATCCTGCTGGACTACTCGCGGGACGCGGCGCTCATAGCCAT CACGCTGCCCATCGGCAGGAAGGggcactgccccagctccctctacaTGGCCTGGCTGGAGACGCTCTCCCAGGACCTGAGACCCCCTGTCATCCTCACCAGAGGGAACCAGGAGAACGTGCTGACCTTTTACTGCCAATaa
- the SLC12A3 gene encoding solute carrier family 12 member 3 isoform X1 produces the protein MAELPVPELPAALSRCSGRFTISTLLGAEEGSRGPYAPSEGAGCDSTHLSSSTLCTRTFGYNTVDVVPAYEHYANSNGVGDTGKGRPSLADLHSILKPDPGRCHTPPSEPQRSNGLPEAGPEEAAEEPGGAPAAAPVRFGWVKGVMIRCMLNIWGVILYLRLPWITAQAGIALTWLIILMSVTVTTITGLSISAISTNGKVKSGGTYFLISRSLGPELGGSIGLIFAFANAVAVAMHTVGFAETVRDLLQEHNSLIVDPTNDIRIIGVVTVTVLLGISLAGMEWEAKAQILFFLVILVSFINYLVGTVIPATTEKQAKGFFSYRADIFAQNFVPNWRGPDGSFFGLFSIFFPSATGILAGANISGDLKDPAVAIPKGTLMAIFWTTVSYLVLSATIGACVVRDASGSLNDSVAVGSAGCEGLTCALGWNFTACAQRQTCRYGLSNYYQSMSMVSGFGPLITAGIFGATLSSALACLVSAPKVFQCLCRDQLYPLIGFFGKGYGRNSEPIRGYMLTYLIAVGFILIAELNAIAPIISNFFLCSYALINFSCFHASITNSPGWRPSFRYYSKWAALFGATVSVVIMFLLTWWAALIAFGIVVFLLGYVLYKKPDVNWGSSMQASSYNMALNYSVGLSEVDEHIKNYRPQCLVLTGPPSCRPALVDFVGTFTKNLSLMLCGNVLIGPRKQKVPESWLMADGHTKWLMKRKIKAFYTDVVAEDLRSGVQMLLQAAGLGKMRPNILVLGYKRNWRTVAPQSLEDYVGILHDAFDFKYGVCLMRMKEGLNVSRVMQAHFNPTFEAAEHPENGTGSRAAPGTADPTSLAGEQQASTIFQSDQGKKTIDIYWLFDDGGLTLLIPYLLGRKKRWGKCKIRVFVGGQIHRMDEERRAIVSLLSKFRLGFHEVHILPDINQKPRPEHIRRFEELIAPFRLNDGFRDEAAVNELRQGCPWKISDEELDKNRAKSLRQVRLNEILLDYSRDAALIAITLPIGRKGHCPSSLYMAWLETLSQDLRPPVILTRGNQENVLTFYCQ, from the exons ATGGCCGAGCTGCCCGTCCCGGAGCTGCCCGCCGCCCTGTCCCGCTGCAGCGGCCGCTTCACCATCAGCACCCTGCTGGGCGCGGAGGAGGGCAGCCGGGGTCCCTACGCGCCCAGCGAGGGGGCAGGCTGCGACAGCACCCacctgtccagcagcaccctctgCACCAGGACCTTCGGCTACAACACGGTGGACGTGGTGCCCGCCTACGAGCACTATGCCAACAGTAACGGGGTGGGTGACACCGGCAAGGGCCGGCCCTCGCTGGCAGACCTCCACTCCATCCTCAAG CCCGACCCCGGCCGCTGCCACACGCCGCCGTCGGAGCCGCAGCGGAGCAACGGACTGCCGGAGGCCGGGCCCGAGGAGGCGGCGGAGGAGCCGGGCGGAGCCCCCGCAGCAGCGCCCGTCCGCTTCGGCTGGGTGAAGGGTGTGATG ATTCGCTGCATGCTGAACATCTGGGGAGTCATCCTGTACCTGCGCTTGCCCTGGATCACCGCCCAGGCCGGAATCG ccctgACGTGGCTCATCATCCTGATGTCCGTGACAGTGACCACCATCACTGGCTTGTCCATCTCTGCCATATCCACTAATGGCAAAGTCAAGTCAG GAGGCACCTACTTCCTCATCTCacggagcctggggccagagctgggtggctCCATCGGGCTGATCTTTGCCTTTGCCAACGCGGTGGCCGTGGCCATGCACACAGTTGGCTTCGCTGAAACCGTCCGGGACCTGCTGCAG GAGCACAACTCCCTCATCGTGGACCCCACCAACGACATCCGGATCATCGGAGTGGTCACTGtgacagtgctgctgggcatttCCCTGGCTGGCATGGAGTGGGAGGCCAAG GCACAGATACTGTTTTTCCTGGTCATCCTGGTTTCCTTCATCAACTACCTGGTGGGGACAGTGATCCCAGCCACCACTGAGAAGCAAGCGAAGGGCTTCTTCAGCTACCGAG CTGACATCTTTGCCCAGAACTTTGTGCCCAACTGGCGTGGACCTGATGGCTCCTTCTTTGGCTTGTTTTCCATCTTCTTCCCGTCGGCAACAGGCATCCTGGCAGGTGCCAACATTTCGGGTGACCTGAAG GATCCTGCTGTGGCCATCCCCAAGGGCACCCTGATGGCCATCTTCTGGACCACTGTGTCTTACCTGGTGCTTTCAGCTACCATCG GTGCCTGCGTGGTCCGGGACGCTTCGGGCAGCCTGAACGACAGCGTGGCCGTGGGCTCGGCCGGCTGCGAGGGGCTCACTTGCGCCCTCGGGTGGAACTTCACCGCCTGCGCACAGCGCCAGACCTGCCGCTATGGGCTCAGCAACTACTACCAG AGCATGAGCATGGTGTCTGGATTTGGCCCCCTCATCACGGCAGGGATCTTTGGTGCTACCCTCTCCTCAGCACTGGCCTGCCTCGTGTCAGCACCTAAAGTCTTCCAG TGTCTCTGCAGGGACCAGCTCTACCCTCTCATAGGCTTCTTCGGGAAGGGCTACGGCAGGAACAGCGAGCCCATCCGTGGCTACATGCTCACCTACCTCATCGCCGTCGGCTTCATCCTCATCG CCGAGCTCAACGCCATCGCCCCCATCATCTCCaacttcttcctctgctcctaCGCCCTCATCAACTTCAGCTGCTTCCACGCCTCCATCACCAACTCGCCAG GCTGGCGACCCTCCTTTCGGTATTACAGCAAGTGGGCCGCGCTCTTCGGGGCCACCGTCTCGGTGGTCATCATGTTCCTGCTGACCTGGTGGGCGGCCCTCATCGCCTTCGGCATCGTCGTCTTCCTCCTGGGATACGTCCTCTACAAAAAGCCAG ATGTCAACTGGGGCTCCTCCATGCAAGCCAGCTCGTACAACATGGCCCTCAACTACTCAGTGGGGCTGAGTGAAGTGGATGAGCACATCAAGAACTACAG ACCGCAGTGCCTGGTGCTCACAGGTCCTCCCAGCTGCCGCCCTGCCCTGGTGGACTTCGTGGGGACCTTCACCAAGAACCTCAGCCTGATGCTCTGTGGCAACGTCCTGATC GGGCCGCGGAAGCAGAAGGTGCCAGAGTCCTGGCTGATGGCTGATGGCCACACCAAGTGGCTCATGAAGAGGAAGATCAAAGCTTTCTACACTGACGTGGTGGCTGAGGACCTGAGAAGTGGTGTCCAAATGCTGCTCCAG GCTGCCGGGCTGGGGAAGATGAGACCCAACATCTTGGTGCTGGGCTACAAGAGGAACTGGCGGACAGTGGCCCCACAGAGCCTGGAGGACTACGTGGGCATCCTGCA CGACGCCTTTGATTTCAAGTACGGCGTGTGCCTGATGAGGATGAAGGAAGGGCTGAACGTCTCCCGCGTGATGCAGGCCCACT ttaACCCCACGTTCGAGGCAGCAGAGCACCCCGAGAACGGCAccggcagcagagcagccccggGCACAG CAGACCCCACCAGCCtggcaggtgagcagcaggccAGCACCATCTTCCAGAGTGACCAGGGCAAGAAGACCATCGACATTTACTGGCTCTTTGATGATGGAG GTCTCACGCTGCTCATCCCCTACCTCCTGGGGCGCAAGAAGCGGTGGGGGAAGTGCAAAATCCGGGTGTTTGTCGGCGGGCAGATCCACAGGATGGACGAGGAGAGGAGGGC GATCGTCTCTCTGCTGAGCAAGTTCCGCCTCGGCTTCCACGAGGTCCACATCCTCCCTGACATCAACCAGAAACCCCGGCCAGAGCA CATCAGGAGGTTCGAGGAGCTGATCGCTCCCTTCAGGCTGAACGATGGCTTCAGGGACGAGGCTGCGGTGAACGAGCTGCGGCAGGGCTGCCCCTGGAAGATTTCGGACGAGGAGCTGGATAAAAACAGAGCCAAG TCGCTCCGGCAGGTGAGGCTGAACGAGATCCTGCTGGACTACTCGCGGGACGCGGCGCTCATAGCCAT CACGCTGCCCATCGGCAGGAAGGggcactgccccagctccctctacaTGGCCTGGCTGGAGACGCTCTCCCAGGACCTGAGACCCCCTGTCATCCTCACCAGAGGGAACCAGGAGAACGTGCTGACCTTTTACTGCCAATaa
- the TMEM170A gene encoding transmembrane protein 170A isoform X1, with protein sequence MEGGEAGGGGGGGLLQQILSLRLVPRVGNGTTYSSPLSTFPEMWYGVFLWALVSSLSFHVPAALLALFTLRHHKYGRFMSVSLLLMGIVGPITAGILTSAAIAGVYRAAGKKMIPFEALILGVGQTFCVVVVSFLRILATL encoded by the exons ATGGAGGGCGGcgaggcgggcggcggcggcggcggggggctcCTGCAGCAGATCCTCAGCCTCCGCCTGGTGCCCCGCGTGGGCAATGGcaccacctactccagccctctcTCCACCTTCCCAG agatgtggtacGGCGTCTTCCTGTGGGCCCTcgtctcttccctctccttccacGTCCCGGCCGCTTTGCTAGCGCTCTTCACGCTCCGGCACCACAAGTACGGCAGGTTCATGTCCGTGAGCCTCTTGCTGATGGGCATCGTGGGACCCATTACCGCCGGCATCCTAACGA GTGCTGCCATCGCTGGAGTTTACAGAGCCGCTGGGAAGAAAATGATTCCCTTTGAAGCCCTCATTTTGGGAGTGGGGCAGACATTCTGCGTGGTGGTGGTCTCCTTCCTGAGGATCTTAGCCACCCTCTAG
- the TMEM170A gene encoding transmembrane protein 170A isoform X2, with amino-acid sequence MEGGEAGGGGGGGLLQQILSLRLVPRVGNGTTYSSPLSTFPEMWYGVFLWALVSSLSFHVPAALLALFTLRHHKYGRFMSVSLLLMGIVGPITAGILTSTVLPSLEFTEPLGRK; translated from the exons ATGGAGGGCGGcgaggcgggcggcggcggcggcggggggctcCTGCAGCAGATCCTCAGCCTCCGCCTGGTGCCCCGCGTGGGCAATGGcaccacctactccagccctctcTCCACCTTCCCAG agatgtggtacGGCGTCTTCCTGTGGGCCCTcgtctcttccctctccttccacGTCCCGGCCGCTTTGCTAGCGCTCTTCACGCTCCGGCACCACAAGTACGGCAGGTTCATGTCCGTGAGCCTCTTGCTGATGGGCATCGTGGGACCCATTACCGCCGGCATCCTAACGAGTACG GTGCTGCCATCGCTGGAGTTTACAGAGCCGCTGGGAAGAAAATGA